agtccaatcttggacttagtttagatctcaagagttttgccttgtttcttattttctctttctctctttctaatttgagcaattcttcctcaaaatttgttatcttttcctcaaaaactgataatgtatcaggtgagttaacaaaattatctgcaagtttattgatctcttcctgtaccttgcttatctttttgtctacatctatggtcaaaaagtttatcttacaggtgtctttgtacaaagttttgtactctttcaatcaattgcacagttccggtagaagtgtgtcaaactccttgttacacttctttattccttccttaaataatttctgtttctctttttctacaatttcctttacaaattctacctttgtttgctcaaaatttccagaaatatatttacaaagtgtatccaaccgacctaaagaatctttattgtctatattacaattaggagctattgatttcaaaaatggaattgaatcatctattgctttataatcttgtgagctataatcagttatcttcttgatagattcaagtaataccttagtcacatttgatggtgacccaacaaactgagtgtcgGTGGAAATGACTATGCTAATATTGACCTCTGGTaagtctgtttgtgtttgcatttgtttaagcactggttttcctgcttcatttcttactagTGGCATCTGTTtgggagcctttagctctgttggtttctctgtttgtgttctagattccatcttttCTCTGTATCTGCTGCCGGTTTCTTTGTGTTTCCTGTTGccagaggctctttggctatacctgatttatctggtgtatccttatctaccactatgttgatcttctgagtatcaacattcatattatataggactttaggattaggattattatcctttgtatccatactctcagttgccggttgatcttcagtggttgttgtttttaccgatggagtatttaaaggaggtgggggtaagttgtctctaatctcgatacttggtggtccaccaactttacctttccctttgtccttctgatataccagaatgggcttgggattcctatattcttcttgtttttctttttcaaccaagaatgtatcctaaccattttctgtttcttttgaaacttctgtaactctacctaccattagtgaaatttgccgaTGTGCAATGGAAAAaattgtccggttggcctgagctatcaaatcatcaatttccttaggtgagttaactgggtatactgcaagtaatttttcttttttaattttcctatccaattcaattattccttgccttctagcctcaagtcttttatatagttcatcaggaatttcatttaagacttgtaacaaaaactttttatacatgtccatgtgtaatataacactctcctcaacttgtcatttctcatcatctaatagggtgtcatatatttttcttatgtttttcaatttaccttcctctgtgatctcattcagtaatatgtcaagaggggccaagtcagtgtttgtcttcttcctctttttgggggtcagcttctttttaggtgtgactttcttgaccAGAGATCACatggcttgttgcttttgtcttgtccttataggtgaaggagtggttgctggtgaggggtctcttttcctaacaactcttttgaaagttgctggcatatctccttctgaggaagtatctatcagtgatagatgagtttcaggttgttgggctgccaactcatcttcagttatgccagttttctttaatacatcttcctttatggattTTTCTTATCTGGTTCCTTCTCTCGCAAATgcatcaacctttttcactctcttcttagattgaatttgactttctatggtctcagcactaccaaatactttttcctttggttcattgggggcttctagaagtgctttggcataagtttccactatgtggtcatctgttttataccccatctttgttacccagattgtccttgggatgactacttccatccagatctcatccttttttattacaaaacatatatcatccttgtatttgttgacaatttcctgggatagtctgattcttttattcattctgacctttagtgcttgaaaatactcattgatattattttctctattttcacccatgttgttgaataagtcagataattgttttcctactagtaagtcaaatccaaaatccttgttgcctataccgggagcctgtttggttatatgtagtattaagcatacaagtaaatttccaaatctaaaggttcatttcttatccttcttgatttttgctaaattgtcaattaactcatcctttaaccattcagagatatcaatttttacattgtccttaaccatgtcataagcactctttatgcataaactagaaattgagttaagcctattagcatgagttgctttgtaacctaaaatcatgctaacaaatctaacatttgtatcggtcacatcattaaccctcaatgatctcttgttggatgttgcaccagttaggtttgttactaagtcattggagaccttcttggttttgtcaggtctgttaccggtggaaggtaaccttgttactgctttcatagcttcctttgtaattttatgcactaagtcaagccaaaagaatgaaccatgtaccctgcttaaaactatcctaatcgcttccttgggaaattcaggaatgcagaggatttcagtgaatcctagggtttcaacaattttatgtttaggtttcacatttctgaagttgtcacatataacaaacttatacatgtttttgatttcttcatcacctaattcctctatgttgcaatgaatatacattctagggtcttctacatagaCAACACCTttaagaatttttgaaaaagcacctgtgttgtcatctttcttagctacctcgggaactagctgaaacatgagCCTAGGTCATTTTAAAActttgactactgtagggtttgctatgaattcaagtgcaaAGGAGGATGcaatgatgataaatacctttttctacctttggatggattgattgctaaagtgctttgcctctttgctcgaaaatgccttagctcagaaatcttcgcgctctctaaaagtttgaattcatggtgaaatgaaatggagccaaaaaccttattttataaagtcttttctgctacctaccacattaattgcttgtcggtaatgtattagctcaactttatttgtcggtaatgaatgattttcaacttcttttctctaaccgagggaataatagcacatgtgtctgttagggttcccacaaatactgaggggggggtgaatcagtatctgaccggtaatgtaattttcttaaaactgaatatgcagaacataaagtaacagtatcttggtatgcaagaattaatgtaaataacataatcaaaaacattcacatgaaaagaacaccataacacaagatgtttaatgaggaaacccagtgtgggataaacctcggcgggatttgtgacccacaatattcacttactggccaataagagaatattacttacaataggggcttgcacatgcaagaaggccaactgcctagagcacactgttcaataagaagtcacactgacttacaatgaggattatgcaaatccaatgatctatactactttacaatagcatctttaatgccagattcagtaccggttctttctctgttctttacatatacccttgacttacaattcacacattaggtctaccttataatttatttttgcttcctatccatatcctacaaatgtctacaatgatctcttttatatacaagtgtcattttaaaatttgccaagtcggcttacaataacaaacaaaatattacatatcaaaaatcctgtcggcctctatgttggtatacatgttcttttctatgccggtatacatcatCTATGTcaatgccagtgtagagtgatcttgctgatgccggtataatgtcttgtttgaataatgctttgccggtataatgtttttccggtgccataagattgcaaggttgcctgtgtaatgcttagccggtataatgtcttgctggtgccatagcatttgcaaggttgcctatgtaatgccttgccggtataatgtcttgtcgatgccataggattgcaaggttgccatcaatgacaaaaccttaaatcacacacaatgtctcattggagtgtccatatgccaacaatctccccctttggtattgatggcaacactcatgagaaatttcaaaagatatccaaaaagtgtagaccaaaaaaaatgttaccaaaaatgtgagagctccccctgagcatgtgatccctgtgctttgaattttctcatcctactactccccctttggcatcaatgacaaaggttagtagattttgtagttgtaccaatccataacctcaaccttgtagttgggtggttattatctgaagaatatctcccaaaattaagtttataccatccataaacttcgtgctgtcttttattgctatctcagttctgtatactataccggtgagatgctgcaagtgctttgCCGGCGTTTTGCTTCCCTGAGTTAGTGCCTCTAatatttccttccacagagatgctgaatagtccaatcttggacttattttagatctcaagaattttgccttgtttattattttctctttctctctttctaatttgagcaattcttcctcaaaattttttatcttttcctcaaaaaatgataatgcatcgggtgagttaacaaaattatctacaagtttatttatctcttcctataccttgctcatctttttgtctacatgtatggtcaaaaagtttatctagtaggtgtctttgtatagagtttttgtgctctttcaataaattgcacagttcctgtagaagtgtgtcaaattccctgttacacttctttattcattcctcaaagaatttatgtttctctttttctacactttcctttacagattctacctttgtttgctcaaaattttcagaaatatatttacaaaatgtatccaactggcctaaaggatctttgttgtctatattacaattgggagctattgatttcaaaactggaattgaatcatctatcgctttataagatTGTGAGCTATTGATGCAGAGGGTCAGGGGTTTTAGgtgacttcaagaaaatatgttttcaagtgcttcacactccttgcatttgcctagtgtttccaaggcactTTAAGGCTTCAAAGGGGCAAATCAATACCCAACTCTCCACTATGACTCCTAGTGTCTTCAACCACTTATTCCAACCCAATTAAACAAGTTTCAATTAGTTTTAAGGTTTCAAGACTTCTCCATactcttaaaccccactatgcctgctactagccctagagcccaaTTAGCCCACTTGAGGCTGAATTAATTcagtttctccaatttttcccaaataacttccaaaaaaaaaaagctttttggatacccttttcgtcttaatacaacatatatcaaaattaggtatggttgttttggaccatgcctttgctgtcctaagactgagactatttttgatgcaaaaacccacacttttacaaagcaagtatataaaatacttatcccccaacctttaaactctcaaaagtagttttttatgactccaaaccaaggaaaatataattttttaggttctatgatcttgtttAATTTGCAAACCCCAAAGCCCTCACCATTAGGCTCCAAAACTGAGGATTTTCTAATTAAGACCTTTCCAATCACTTCCAGGGCTCATTCAAAGTCACTACACCATCTCCTTGGTCATATTAACCAACTTCAATCATCAAAATACCCTCTCCAAGAGGTTGATCTTCTTCTGCTATAAgtttgctatgcttcctactcacttctccctcATCAAACTCATGGTGTACACCTGTTAAAACTCATGGTGTACACCTGTTAAAACACACTTCCTACAAATTTTTTGGTTAGGATCATAATTtacatgttagatagagcctcctctatgagaaataggaccttacatccatagaagggctccaaattgcattttgggccttcaatgccaatgacacaactcagaaaattttaggacagtcagcacaaatgacaaaatctgagcaaaaactgatacaaaatcattccaaatcacttattacaatgtttaatgactgcccaaggcttataccatgaaagatcaatcacttacaagcaacaaaacacaagaaattgcaagaaaatgaaggttttattcactttttctgttaaatccgtacaacatctgtactgtagcatccaaccacaccaaaatggaattacaaggttttataataccttcccctaacttcccaaaccgaaatccatcagttattcatgattaaaatgcttaacaaacaagtttttagcttttccccccaaaatgacactagccactattttcaaatttttgaatttaaaactcttatgaaatggacttccaccccaacctaatgacttctaaaggatgaaaatgatttatcaaatagttctaaacgcctttgagatccttaccaattctatacccatgaaatcctatatttggtcctatggccttattaggtccattaggacaattaatcattacattaggatcattacaataaaatgccataattggcttcaagacatcataattgagtctattagacccatacacctccttgtcatgcttccatggtgtcctccaagttgtcttcatgcctagtgcccctacaccatactccccaccaaacaaagaactcttgtcccaagagtgaCCAGTCTTGTGCCAACCACCTAATGATGATGTCTTCTGATTTTAAATAGGGAAAAGGTACTCTCCAAAGGTAATCTTCCTCCTACTACAACCTGCATTCACTTTACCAAAAGCAATAGTAtcaaaaagctgattttgagtccCTTGTCTAGGACCTTGTGTCTTCACCTCTTCTTGCCTCTTCTTATCACTGTTCTGATCTGATATCATCTGCAAACTTAGAGGTTTaaccacatctctcttctcaatcATCAGGCAATCAATACCCCCAACTCTTATGCTATTGAAACTACAACCATGTTGCTCCTTAAGACTGCTATTTTTCTGCAACTTTGTTTTGTTCTTCCAACTGGTATCATTGTCCTCTTTACCCTGCTCACACAAcctgattttatctccaaaacaaATTACATTATGCTCATACTTCTCCCTAAAAGGCAAAGGTGTTAAACAATATCTCTTACTACCCTTATGCACCAAGTATGTATTTGTATATCCATCATGGATTGTCCTCCTCAAgtattgccatggtctacccaaaattaTATGTCCACAAGTCATAGGTATAACATCACACAAAACTTGATCATGATATGGACCAATTGAGAAATCAACATAAGCCCTCTGACTAATCATTATATCCTGCTCTTGACTAACCCAAGTGGCATTATAAGGATTAGGATGATCAAATGTTTGCAATCCCAACTTAGAAACCATATCAAATGAAACAAGATTATCATGTGAGCCAGAATCAATAATCAACTTACATATCTTACCCTTACTCAAGCATTGTGTCCTGAAGATGGATACCTGATTTGATGTTTGCTGCTGCAATTTACCTATTCTGATCATAAGAAAATCTCCCTCTGTTATAGCATAGGCTTTCAAtggttctttgtcttctttcttgtcttcttcttcacaTGTTAAATGAACTCTTCTATCTTTGCCTCTATCAGCTTCATCCCATTTAGGACATTTGAAAGATggatgtccaacttcattacaatgGTAACACCTACCTGTGAATACATGTGATCCTCTTCCACTACCAAATCTACCTCCTCCTCTATAACTataaccacctctttgttctgatgtAGACTCTTTGTCCTTATTGTCTTGTCCTTGTGATTCATTTGTAgaccttcctcctcttcctctcatggatcctctacctCTTGTGCCTCCTTGCCTCTCTTGTTTTCTTTTCAACTTCTCCTCAGCCCTTATTGCAAGTTGAAAACAATCTCCCAATGTTTGTGGAACATTCAACCCAATCTCATCCTGCAAATTATATCTcagcccattcaaataccttgctaccttttcatcttcatcctctacTCCTCCTCTAATGCTCAGTTTATGAAATTGCTCTGTGTATGTCATCACATCCATGTctctttgtttcaagttttgtcTCATCCTCTTTGTTTGTATAGCAAAATCAAATGGTAGAAATTGTGCCTTCATCATTGCTTTCATCCTTTCCCAACTTGTAATCTTATTCAATCCTCTTGCTGTCCTCTCAGCTTGTACACCACTCCACCATGTTAAAGTAGTACCTCTCAACTTAGCCTTTGCAAATCTCACCTTCTTATCATCATCAGTATCTTCCAACTCAAAGTAGTTTTCTAAGGCCTCTATCCACCCTAGCACTTCCTCACTGTCCATTCCCCTGGTATATAGGTAAATCAACATGACCTTTTATTCCACCACCTTGGACTGCCTTTAGTAGTTTCACTAACCTTCTCTCTTCAGGATCTTGTTCATCCCTCCTAGTCTCTTCATGTTCACCACCTTCATTGTGTGCTTCAAGATTCTCATTGTTTTCTTCCATCCTAGGTTGTTCCCTTTTCTTCTCTAAGGCTTCAATCCTTGCTAGTAGTTGCAATCTCTCTCTTCTCTGTtgtctatcctctctctcccttgCTGCTTCAAGTtccctcttttccctcttctctgttttctatcctctctctcccttgCTGCTTCAAGTtccctcttttccctcttctctctttcaagggcTTCCTTCAACTCTTCAATTTCCCTAGCCATTTGATTCTTCGGTGCCATCTTGTCAAAACCTTCCCAAAGAGATCTACTCactgctttgataccaatctgatgtagagggtTGGGGGTTTTAGgtgacttcaa
The nucleotide sequence above comes from Cryptomeria japonica chromosome 11, Sugi_1.0, whole genome shotgun sequence. Encoded proteins:
- the LOC131065029 gene encoding uncharacterized protein LOC131065029, yielding MDSEEVLGWIEALENYFELEDTDDDKKVRFAKAKLRGTTLTWWSGVQAERTARGLNKITSWERMKAMMKAQFLPFDFAIQTKRMRQNLKQRDMDVMTYTEQFHKLSIRGGVEDEDEKVARYLNGLRYNLQDEIGLNVPQTLGDCFQLAIRAEEKLKRKQERQGGTRGRGSMRGRGGRSTNESQGQDNKDKESTSEQRGGYSYRGGGRFGSGRGSHVFTGRCYHCNEVGHPSFKCPKWDEADRGKDRRVHLTCEEEDKKEDKEPLKAYAITEGDFLMIRIGKLQQQTSNQVSIFRTQCLSKGKICKLIIDSGSHDNLVSFDMVSKLGLQTFDHPNPYNATWVSQEQDIMISQRAYVDFSIGPYHDQVLCDVIPMTCGHIILGRPWQYLRRTIHDGYTNTYLVHKGSKRYCLTPLPFREKYEHNVICFGDKIRLCEQGKEDNDTSWKNKTKLQKNSSLKEQHGCSFNSIRVGGIDCLMIEKRDVVKPLSLQMISDQNSDKKRQEEVKTQGPRQGTQNQLFDTIAFGKVNAGCSRRKITFGEYLFPI